In Callospermophilus lateralis isolate mCalLat2 chromosome 19, mCalLat2.hap1, whole genome shotgun sequence, the following are encoded in one genomic region:
- the Fam234a gene encoding protein FAM234A isoform X2: protein MEDINRDRIQDVVFLYKNTNSTDNSNQSCADEGFSSPCAFVAAVSGANGSVLWERPVAQDVALVDCAVPRLSDGKSSACVLVGRPSSLTAVDLLTGETLWSQPSSFGGNASVLSPLLQVPDVDGDGAPDLLILTREATQVSGYIYSGSTGRQIGHRGSLGVDGDSGLLLHVTRTGAHYILLPCASSLCSCSVKGLYERVTGRESPFKRDPLWESMLNTSVTRQLLRSSGAVRYLMSVPGKSGQDLLLVSSEACVLLDGQELTPRWTLGEVQVMRKPILGHYKPDTLAVVIENGTGTDRQILLLDLGSGAVLWSQALPSFPGGPPSASLPTADHRSAFLFWGLHELASTNEMEPRVAQHSLYMFHPTLPSVLLELVNISAHIIAFDALLFEPSRHAAYVLLTGPASPNVPGLVSVTKHKVRDLVPGSRVIRLGDGGPDSDQAIRDRFSRLRYRS, encoded by the exons ATGGAAGACATAAACAGGGACAGGATCCAAGATGTTGTCTTTCTTTATAAAAATACCAACAGCACTGACAATTCCAACCAATCCTGCGCTGACGAag GCTTCTCCTCTCCCTGTGCCTTTGTGGCTGCCGTGTCAGGGGCCAATGGCAGCGTGCTCTGGGAGAGGCCTGTGGCCCAAGACGTGGCCCTGGTGGACTGTGCTGTGCCCCGGCTGTCAGATGGCAAGTCGTCTGCCTGTGTCCTTGTGGGAAGACCCAGTTCTCTCACTGCGGTGGACCTGCTCACAG GGGAGACCCTGTGGAGCCAACCCAGCAGCTTTGGTGGGAATGCCTCTGTTCTGAGCCCTCTGCTCCAGGTGCCTGATGTCGATGGTGATGGGGCTCCAGACCTGCTGATCCTTACCCGGGAGGCCACGCAG GTCAGTGGGTACATCTATTCAGGCAGCACTGGGCGCCAGATTGGCCACAGAGGCAGCCTCGGTGTGGACGGAGACAGCGGCCTGCTCCTCCATGTCACCCGGACGGGCGCGCACTACATCCTCCTGCCCTGCG CAAGTTCCCTGTGCAGCTGCTCTGTGAAGGGTCTCTATGAGAGGGTGACTGGGAGAGAGAGCCCCTTCAAGAGAGACCCCCTCTGGGAGAGCATGCTCAACACTTCTGTCACGAGGCAGCTTCTGCGCAG CTCTGGAGCAGTCCGTTACTTGATGAGCGTTCCAGGGAAATCTGGCCAGGACTTGCTCCTTGTGAGCTCTGAGGCCTGTGTGCTCCTGGATGGACAGGAgctgacacccaggtggaccctcGGTGAAGTCCAGGTCATGAG AAAACCCATCCTTGGCCACTACAAGCCAGACACCTTGGCAGTGGTCATTGAAAATGGAACTGGCACTGATAGACAG ATCCTGCTTCTGGACCTTGGCAGTGGGGCTGTCCTGTGGAGCCAGGCCCTCCCCAGCTTCCCTGGAGGCCCACCTTCTGCCAGTCTGCCAACTGCTGACCACCGCTCAGCCTTCCTCTTCTGGGGCCTCCATGAACTAGCCAGCACCAATGAGATG GAGCCCAGAGTCGCCCAGCACAGTCTGTACATGTTCCACCCCACCTTGCCCAGCGTCCTTCTGGAGCTGGTCAACATCTCTGCCCACATCATTGCCTTCGATG CGCTCCTGTTTGAGCCGAGTCGCCATGCTGCCTATGTCCTCCTGACTGGCCCAGCAAGCCCCAATGTGCCTGGCCTGGTCTCTGTGACCAAGCACAAGGTACGGGACCTTGTCCCAGGCAGCAGGGTGATTCGCCTGGGTGACGGCGGGCCAGACAGTGATCAGGCCATCAGGGACCGCTTCTCCCGGCTACGGTACCGAAGCTAG
- the Fam234a gene encoding protein FAM234A isoform X1, with translation MTDNKDLEAEIHPLKNEDRKSQENLGNRLKNEDNLKSTPPQTRLSRCRTVAFFLSLFTCLFVVFVVSFIIPCPDRPESQRMWRINYNAAVTYDFLAMEDINRDRIQDVVFLYKNTNSTDNSNQSCADEGFSSPCAFVAAVSGANGSVLWERPVAQDVALVDCAVPRLSDGKSSACVLVGRPSSLTAVDLLTGETLWSQPSSFGGNASVLSPLLQVPDVDGDGAPDLLILTREATQVSGYIYSGSTGRQIGHRGSLGVDGDSGLLLHVTRTGAHYILLPCASSLCSCSVKGLYERVTGRESPFKRDPLWESMLNTSVTRQLLRSSGAVRYLMSVPGKSGQDLLLVSSEACVLLDGQELTPRWTLGEVQVMRKPILGHYKPDTLAVVIENGTGTDRQILLLDLGSGAVLWSQALPSFPGGPPSASLPTADHRSAFLFWGLHELASTNEMEPRVAQHSLYMFHPTLPSVLLELVNISAHIIAFDALLFEPSRHAAYVLLTGPASPNVPGLVSVTKHKVRDLVPGSRVIRLGDGGPDSDQAIRDRFSRLRYRS, from the exons ATGACGGACAACAAGGATTTAGAAGCCGAAATCCACCCCTTGAAGAATGAAGACAGAAAATCACAGGAAAATCTGGGAAACAGGTTGAAGAATGAAGATAACTTGAAAAGCACACCTCCACAGACCCGGCTGTCCCGCTGCCGCACCGTGGCGTTCTTCCTGTCGTTGTTTACCTgccttttcgtggtgtttgttgtcTCGTTCATCATCCCGTGTCCAGACCGACCAGAGTCCCAGCGAATGTGGAGGATCAATTACAACGCAGCAG TTACCTATGACTTTCTGGCCATGGAAGACATAAACAGGGACAGGATCCAAGATGTTGTCTTTCTTTATAAAAATACCAACAGCACTGACAATTCCAACCAATCCTGCGCTGACGAag GCTTCTCCTCTCCCTGTGCCTTTGTGGCTGCCGTGTCAGGGGCCAATGGCAGCGTGCTCTGGGAGAGGCCTGTGGCCCAAGACGTGGCCCTGGTGGACTGTGCTGTGCCCCGGCTGTCAGATGGCAAGTCGTCTGCCTGTGTCCTTGTGGGAAGACCCAGTTCTCTCACTGCGGTGGACCTGCTCACAG GGGAGACCCTGTGGAGCCAACCCAGCAGCTTTGGTGGGAATGCCTCTGTTCTGAGCCCTCTGCTCCAGGTGCCTGATGTCGATGGTGATGGGGCTCCAGACCTGCTGATCCTTACCCGGGAGGCCACGCAG GTCAGTGGGTACATCTATTCAGGCAGCACTGGGCGCCAGATTGGCCACAGAGGCAGCCTCGGTGTGGACGGAGACAGCGGCCTGCTCCTCCATGTCACCCGGACGGGCGCGCACTACATCCTCCTGCCCTGCG CAAGTTCCCTGTGCAGCTGCTCTGTGAAGGGTCTCTATGAGAGGGTGACTGGGAGAGAGAGCCCCTTCAAGAGAGACCCCCTCTGGGAGAGCATGCTCAACACTTCTGTCACGAGGCAGCTTCTGCGCAG CTCTGGAGCAGTCCGTTACTTGATGAGCGTTCCAGGGAAATCTGGCCAGGACTTGCTCCTTGTGAGCTCTGAGGCCTGTGTGCTCCTGGATGGACAGGAgctgacacccaggtggaccctcGGTGAAGTCCAGGTCATGAG AAAACCCATCCTTGGCCACTACAAGCCAGACACCTTGGCAGTGGTCATTGAAAATGGAACTGGCACTGATAGACAG ATCCTGCTTCTGGACCTTGGCAGTGGGGCTGTCCTGTGGAGCCAGGCCCTCCCCAGCTTCCCTGGAGGCCCACCTTCTGCCAGTCTGCCAACTGCTGACCACCGCTCAGCCTTCCTCTTCTGGGGCCTCCATGAACTAGCCAGCACCAATGAGATG GAGCCCAGAGTCGCCCAGCACAGTCTGTACATGTTCCACCCCACCTTGCCCAGCGTCCTTCTGGAGCTGGTCAACATCTCTGCCCACATCATTGCCTTCGATG CGCTCCTGTTTGAGCCGAGTCGCCATGCTGCCTATGTCCTCCTGACTGGCCCAGCAAGCCCCAATGTGCCTGGCCTGGTCTCTGTGACCAAGCACAAGGTACGGGACCTTGTCCCAGGCAGCAGGGTGATTCGCCTGGGTGACGGCGGGCCAGACAGTGATCAGGCCATCAGGGACCGCTTCTCCCGGCTACGGTACCGAAGCTAG